From a single Acidimicrobiales bacterium genomic region:
- a CDS encoding ATP-dependent Clp protease proteolytic subunit: protein MDTPFSPPLLPHAAAGDTESLELGRFDVYTRLLKDRIVFLGTDVNDDVANFIIAQMLFLEAQDPDKPIWLYVNSPGGSVTSGMAIYDTMQFVGPEVGTICMGLGASMGQFLLCAGAPGKRYALPHARIMMHQPLGGVRGQASDIAIQAEQMAYTKKMLQERIADHTGQSVETIEADSDRDRWFTAEEAREYGIIDQVIVRRGEMR from the coding sequence ATGGACACCCCTTTCTCTCCCCCTCTCCTGCCCCACGCCGCGGCTGGCGATACCGAAAGCCTGGAACTTGGGCGCTTCGACGTCTACACCCGCCTCCTGAAGGACCGAATCGTCTTCCTGGGGACCGACGTCAACGACGACGTGGCGAACTTCATCATCGCCCAGATGCTCTTCCTGGAGGCTCAGGACCCCGACAAGCCGATCTGGCTGTACGTCAACTCGCCCGGTGGATCGGTGACATCGGGCATGGCTATCTACGACACCATGCAGTTCGTGGGTCCCGAAGTGGGCACCATCTGCATGGGCCTGGGCGCCTCGATGGGCCAATTCCTGCTATGCGCTGGAGCTCCCGGCAAGCGCTACGCCTTGCCCCACGCTCGAATCATGATGCATCAGCCCCTGGGCGGGGTCCGGGGCCAAGCGTCGGATATCGCCATCCAGGCCGAGCAGATGGCATACACGAAGAAGATGCTCCAGGAGCGGATCGCCGACCACACCGGCCAGTCGGTGGAAACGATCGAGGCTGACAGTGACCGGGACCGGTGGTTCACCGCCGAGGAAGCCCGGGAGTACGGGATCATCGATCAGGTAATCGTTCGACGTGGGGAGATGCGCTGA